From a single Bufo bufo chromosome 9, aBufBuf1.1, whole genome shotgun sequence genomic region:
- the LOC120979349 gene encoding olfactory receptor 5V1-like, protein MYFFLGNLAFIDVSYSSVTAPRLLVDLLTKNHSISLLACTTQLFFFIYLAGAELFLLSAMSYDRYIAICYPLHYSQIMSWMVCTKMAFGVWVLGLLNSLVQTLFSLRLTFCGPNTIHNFFCDLPHLFQISCTDTFINVLVALIVGGSLGFGAFSITFIPYIHIFSTILRIQTKHGKLKAFSTCTSHLTVVFIFYGSIIFIYFVPTTSNLYTINRVVSVIYALINPLLNPLIYSIRNKDLKEAVKRAIHHVHACNYNSSPKNW, encoded by the coding sequence ATGTACTTCTTTCTTGGAAACTTGGCCTTTATAGACGTCTCCTACTCATCAGTGACAGCTCCTAGACTCCTCGTTGACCTGCTCACCAAGAACCACTCCATATCTCTTCTAGCCTGCACAACCCAACTCTTCTTCTTCATCTACTTGGCAGGTGCAGAACTCTTCTTGCTCTCTGCTATGTCCTATGACAGATATATTGCCATCTGCTATCCTCTGCACTACTCTCAGATCATGTCCTGGATGGTTTGTACCAAGATGGCCTTTGGGGTTTGGGTTCTTGGGTTACTCAATTCACTGGTCCAAACTTTATTCTCACTCAGATTGACCTTCTGTGGTCCAAACACCATCCACAACTTCTTCTGTGACCTGCCTCATCTATTCCAGATATCTTGCACCGACACCTTCATCAATGTCTTAGTTGCATTGATTGTAGGTGGAAGCTTGGGCTTTGGGGCCTTCTCCATTACATTTATCCCCTACATTCACATCTTCAGCACCATTCTCAGGATCCAGACAAAACATGGAAAGCTTAAAGCCTTCTCAACCTGCACCTCTCATCTCACCGTggtgtttattttctatgggtccattatttttatctattttgtgCCCACCACGAGTAATCTTTATACCATTAACAGGGTGGTGTCCGTGATATATGCCCTCATTAACCCTTTACTTAACCCCCTGATCTACAGCATTAGGAACAAAGACCTCAAGGAAGCTGTCAAGAGAGCCATCCATCATGTGCATGCATGTAACTACAACAGTTCCCCAAAGAATTGGTAA